The following coding sequences are from one bacterium window:
- a CDS encoding DUF4386 domain-containing protein has protein sequence MQPRKLSIIAGISYLIIFFAAIFANFFVLESILQDPIGAIQQNHMMVRIGILAFILTVVFDVVVAWALYELYKEHSLSNLSTFFRMMHAAIMGVAIFALPAALKSTTSHEILRQVDTFNIVWLIGLFFFGIHLILLGKIIGKPRIIAFFLIIAGIMYMIDTSAHFLLPDYEVYSSIFLALVAIPSIVGEMSFTIWLLAINGKEKG, from the coding sequence ATGCAACCAAGAAAACTCTCAATAATTGCCGGTATTAGCTACCTCATTATTTTCTTCGCAGCGATATTCGCTAATTTTTTTGTCCTTGAATCAATTCTGCAAGACCCCATAGGCGCCATTCAACAGAATCATATGATGGTAAGAATTGGGATTTTGGCATTTATTTTAACTGTTGTTTTTGACGTTGTTGTTGCATGGGCGCTTTATGAATTATATAAAGAACACTCATTGTCAAATTTAAGCACGTTCTTTAGAATGATGCATGCGGCAATTATGGGCGTTGCTATATTTGCACTTCCTGCAGCATTAAAATCAACTACTAGTCATGAAATTCTTAGACAAGTAGATACTTTCAATATTGTATGGCTTATCGGACTTTTCTTTTTTGGCATTCATCTTATCCTATTGGGAAAAATAATTGGTAAGCCGAGAATAATTGCATTCTTTCTCATTATTGCGGGTATAATGTACATGATTGATACAAGTGCGCATTTCCTGCTGCCGGATTATGAAGTATATAGTTCAATATTTTTAGCGCTGGTTGCAATTCCGAGTATTGTTGGAGAGATGTCGTTTACAATTTGGCTTCTTGCAATAAATGGTAAGGAAAAAGGTTAA